A genome region from Triticum aestivum cultivar Chinese Spring chromosome 2B, IWGSC CS RefSeq v2.1, whole genome shotgun sequence includes the following:
- the LOC123045685 gene encoding protein FLOURY 1: MGGWNRISSAGGLLKPLAGVPFASMPGAGAAYFLVGSALGVFAMLHASESEVGREWASAAHWAALSRSVGAHHVLVVMSLFYLAAMVWRLGKRCDAVEGLVGSAGATVQAVRVRGVVCTMCGSGTKARALKNGSSGHTVERARSGSCSDKPVSRSLASELEQEANTEDEDIASEVNGAEEGSVERLRRRLVRERRLKEAALEELEKERRAAASAADEAMAKIACLRNEKALVEREAKQFREMVQQKQMYDRQVIDSLQWMINKFGMQSGEPEFSSERAVSDTSEDDRDKRL, translated from the coding sequence ATGGGCGGCTGGAACCGCATCTCCAGTGCCGGTGGTCTACTGAAGCCGCTCGCCGGCGTCCCTTTCGCCTCCAtgcccggcgccggcgccgcctaCTTCCTCGTCGGCTCCGCGCTCGGGGTCTTCGCGATGCTGCACGCTTCCGAGTCTGAGGTCGGCCGCGAGTGGGCCTCCGCCGCGCACTGGGCCGCCCTCTCCCGCTCCGTGGGCGCGCACCACGTGCTCGTCGTAATGTCCCTGTTCTACCTGGCCGCCATGGTCTGGCGCCTCGGCAAGCGCTGCGACGCGGTGGAGGGGCTCGTGGGGAGCGCGGGCGCCACCGTGCAAGCGGTGCGCGTCAGAGGCGTCGTCTGCACCATGTGTGGGAGTGGGACGAAGGCGCGGGCTCTGAAGAACGGCAGCTCGGGCCACACCGTGGAGCGCGCCCGGTCTGGCAGCTGCTCTGACAAGCCTGTTTCGAGGTCGCTGGCTTCTGAGCTGGAGCAGGAGGCCAACACGGAGGACGAGGACATCGCGAGCGAGGTGAACGGCGCGGAGGAGGGCAGCGTGGAGCGGCTCAGGCGGCGGCTCGTGCGGGAGAGGAGGCTGAAGGAGGCGGCGCTAGAGGAGCTGGAGAAGGAGAGGCGCGCGGCGGCCTCTGCGGCTGACGAGGCCATGGCCAAGATCGCGTGCCTGCGAAACGAGAAGGCACTGGTGGAGCGCGAGGCCAAGCAGTTCCGGGAGATGGTGCAGCAGAAGCAGATGTACGACAGGCAGGTGATTGATTCTCTTCAGTGGATGATCAATAAGTTTGGCATGCAATCCGGGGAGCCAGAGTTCTCATCCGAGCGAGCCGTGTCAGACACAAGCGAGGACGACCGAGACAAGCGGTTGTAG